From the Primulina tabacum isolate GXHZ01 chromosome 3, ASM2559414v2, whole genome shotgun sequence genome, one window contains:
- the LOC142540943 gene encoding uncharacterized protein LOC142540943 isoform X2, whose protein sequence is MDEQNKREFSTQQVVVSSRWNPTPEQLQALEELYSRGVRTPSAEQIQHITAQLRLYGKIEGKNVFYWFQNHKARERQKRRRQHDDQESNNVNQISKSERKKQSSSVFEVEQTYKKLASPKKSSTTIAQKSMPTRGAEGSKADGWVQFNEETELEEERRNPSNWQMLHLSSSSPSPNNLINYSFSSSATVDTDPLKHQHFQSLDQYSGGGAGGGCVEEQATLQLFPARSGCRRPFEEDDRSIVVNYTSTATNVAPDHYQFFEFLPLKK, encoded by the exons ATGGATGAACAAAACAAGAGAGAATTCAGTACACAACAAGTCGTGGTCAGCTCCCGTTGGAACCCGACTCCTGAGCAGCTCCAAGCCCTTGAAGAATTGTATAGCCGAGGCGTTCGAACCCCATCCGCCGAGCAAATCCAGCACATCACAGCGCAGCTCCGTCTATACGGCAAGATTGAGGGCAAGAACGTGTTCTACTGGTTCCAGAATCACAAGGCCAGAGAACGCCAAAAAAGACGACGCCAACACGACGATCAAGAATCTAATAACgtgaatcaaatctccaagtcaGAAAGGAAGAAACAATCATCATCAG TATTTGAAGTTGAACAGACTTACAAGAAGCTGGCATCTCCCAAAAAATCCAGCACCACAATTGCACAG AAAAGTATGCCAACGCGGGGGGCAGAAGGTAGTAAAGCAGATGGATGGGTACAGTTCAATGAGGAGACAGAACTGGAAGAAGAGAGGAGGAATCCCAGTAATTGGCAAATGTTGCATTTGTCCTCTTCTTCTCCATCTCCCAACAACCTAATTAACTATTCTTTCTCTTCATCTGCCACTGTGGACACCGACCCATTAAAGCATCAGCATTTTCAAAGCCTGGACCAGTACAGTGGAGGAGGCGCCGGTGGTGGTTGTGTGGAGGAGCAGGCCACTCTGCAGTTGTTCCCGGCTCGAAGCGGCTGCCGGAGGCCATTCGAGGAGGATGATAGATCCATTGTAGTAAACTACACCAGTACTGCTACTAATGTTGCTCCTGATCATTATCAATTTTTTGAGTTTCTTCCATTGAAGAAATGA
- the LOC142540943 gene encoding uncharacterized protein LOC142540943 isoform X1 has product MDEQNKREFSTQQVVVSSRWNPTPEQLQALEELYSRGVRTPSAEQIQHITAQLRLYGKIEGKNVFYWFQNHKARERQKRRRQHDDQESNNVNQISKSERKKQSSSGENRTVFEVEQTYKKLASPKKSSTTIAQKSMPTRGAEGSKADGWVQFNEETELEEERRNPSNWQMLHLSSSSPSPNNLINYSFSSSATVDTDPLKHQHFQSLDQYSGGGAGGGCVEEQATLQLFPARSGCRRPFEEDDRSIVVNYTSTATNVAPDHYQFFEFLPLKK; this is encoded by the exons ATGGATGAACAAAACAAGAGAGAATTCAGTACACAACAAGTCGTGGTCAGCTCCCGTTGGAACCCGACTCCTGAGCAGCTCCAAGCCCTTGAAGAATTGTATAGCCGAGGCGTTCGAACCCCATCCGCCGAGCAAATCCAGCACATCACAGCGCAGCTCCGTCTATACGGCAAGATTGAGGGCAAGAACGTGTTCTACTGGTTCCAGAATCACAAGGCCAGAGAACGCCAAAAAAGACGACGCCAACACGACGATCAAGAATCTAATAACgtgaatcaaatctccaagtcaGAAAGGAAGAAACAATCATCATCAG GGGAAAATAGGACAGTATTTGAAGTTGAACAGACTTACAAGAAGCTGGCATCTCCCAAAAAATCCAGCACCACAATTGCACAG AAAAGTATGCCAACGCGGGGGGCAGAAGGTAGTAAAGCAGATGGATGGGTACAGTTCAATGAGGAGACAGAACTGGAAGAAGAGAGGAGGAATCCCAGTAATTGGCAAATGTTGCATTTGTCCTCTTCTTCTCCATCTCCCAACAACCTAATTAACTATTCTTTCTCTTCATCTGCCACTGTGGACACCGACCCATTAAAGCATCAGCATTTTCAAAGCCTGGACCAGTACAGTGGAGGAGGCGCCGGTGGTGGTTGTGTGGAGGAGCAGGCCACTCTGCAGTTGTTCCCGGCTCGAAGCGGCTGCCGGAGGCCATTCGAGGAGGATGATAGATCCATTGTAGTAAACTACACCAGTACTGCTACTAATGTTGCTCCTGATCATTATCAATTTTTTGAGTTTCTTCCATTGAAGAAATGA
- the LOC142538551 gene encoding uncharacterized protein LOC142538551, whose protein sequence is MAGRPPRQNRNPRYANINREGGQENEQGNRPPPAVNLSQADLMAIATIVATTLQGLGNPNANQPPPPPPPNGIKFHYESLRKNRCPTFSGAADLEVSQSWMKAVETQHRLLEVPEALKVDVTVPFLEDKAGKWWEAISPAMTAAGPMTWQRFREAFLKQYYPAEVRLQKLSEFENFTQTPDMSVVEYTSQFNVLGSYAPEIMADEVLKLHRFKKGLNSRIQSALAVYQPANFSDLMDAAIRAETDIQCREKEIRNKRPMNDQSSHGSQSFKKPNHSGEPPKGPSPATNYQAIKPCPTCHLRHLGECRRASGVCFGCGKPGHYMADCPAASNKTTGPGEGDGSSSGTNTNKP, encoded by the coding sequence ATGGCCGGCAGACCCCCAAGACAGAACCGCAACCCGCGTTATGCTAATATCAACCGTGAAGGCGGACAGGAGAACGAGCAAGGAAATAGACCCCCGCCGGCAGTCAACTTAAGCCAAGCTGATCTTATGGCCATAGCCACTATTGTGGCGACAACACTGCAAGGGTTGGGAAACCCGAACGCCAATcagccaccaccacctccaccaccaaaTGGAATCAAGTTCCACTATGAGTCACTCCGCAAGAATAGGTGTCCAACCTTCAGTGGAGCCGCTGACCTTGAAGTTAGCCAGAGTTGGATGAAAGCTGTAGAGACTCAACATCGCCTATTGGAAGTTCCTGAGGCACTGAAAGTGGACGTGACTGTGCCGTTCCTGGAAGATAAAGCAGGAAAATGGTGGGAAGCAATCTCGCCAGCCATGACAGCTGCAGGACCAATGACTTGGCAGCGATTTCGAGAAGCCTTTCTGAAACAGTATTATCCAGCCGAGGTCAGACTACAGAAACTGAGTGAGTTTGAAAACTTCACTCAAACTCCGGATATGTCAGTTGTAGAATACACCTCCCAATTCAACGTCTTAGGATCTTATGCTCCGGAAATCATGGCGGACGAAGTTCTAAAATTACACCGCTTCAAAAAGGGTTTGAACAGCAGAATACAGTCGGCTTTGGCAGTCTACCAACCTGCGAACTTCTCAGACTTGATGGACGCAGCCATCCGAGCTGAAACTGATATCCAGTGCAGAGAGAAGGAGATTAGGAACAAAAGGCCTATGAATGATCAGTCCTCTCATGGCAGTCAGTCGTTCAAGAAACCGAACCACTCCGGCGAACCACCTAAGGGGCCTTCACCCGCCACCAACTACCAAGCCATTAAGCCTTGCCCAACTTGCCACTTACGACACCTGGGAGAATGTCGTAGAGCCAGCGGCGTCTGCTTTGGATGCGGAAAACCAGGACACTATATGGCAGATTGTCCAGCCGCCAGCAACAAAACAACTGGACCAGGTGAAGGAGACGGGTCAAGCTCAGGGACGAATACCAATAAACCATAG